The Shewanella halotolerans region TTCGCCTGCACTGGCTATGCCGGGCATAAGACCGGATAGCGAGCCGACGACGGAGCTGGCTCCGACACCTTGCAAGAAGGTGCGTCTGTTCATTTTCATAAGTGTTCCCCATCTTGATGCGTCTTAGGACGCTTTTTACAGACATTGCTCAAATGTTTGTGAGTCAAAGACTCGCTGCATACCTGTTTTGTTATCGTTTTTCGATTTAAAAAGATGGCAAGACCAGCTGCGAAAGGGGTATGCAAGAGTGCCTCTGGTAGCTTGTCGGTCTCGCCATCAAAATCCTTGTCAGCGTTCTGCCGCCCTGCGCCAAGCGCTTTCCAGGCCGCAGATGAGCTTAGACTTCACCCAGTTAAAGGCGGCCGACTGATTGACGTTGCCATATAAGAGGTAATTACCGATCTCGCGGTTTTCCCGGCGACGAATGCGGCAACGCTTGGCCAGCTCTTCGGGCAGCTTGACCCACTGCACAGCGGGCAACATGTCGACGAACTGGCGGGTAAATTCGTTGCAAACTAAGGTGATGGCGTCAGACTCGCTCAGTAGGCGCATGGCGGTAGCCACGCTGTCGGTATAACCGTCGACCTCCATGCACAGCTCCTCTTCGCGGCAGAGGTTTACCAGCAGCGGGCAACTCAGGTCGTCATAGTTGTCTATCTCTAGGCAGGCATATTGGGTGATGTTGTCTAGGGTGAGTTCCTGCTTGAGGAGCGGATGGCCGCTGCGCGCCAGGATGTAGAGATTGTCGGTGGCGGAAAACATCTCGGCGTTGAGGTTCTTACCGTTGAAGCCTTCATAGACCACCACGAAGTCGACATCGCCATTGGCGAGATCGCTACTGCAGTCATGGGTCAGCACCCTGACATCAAACTTCATGTTGGGCGCCTCGGTGAGGATCTCGTTGCGGATCACCTGTTGTACTGGGTAGATGAACTCATCGTAGGCGTGAATAACATATTGGCCGCCCGATTCAGCCGGGGTAAATACCGAGTGCTGCATCTCGAGTTTCTGATAGTGGGCCACCAATTCTCTGGCCATAGGGATCAGCTGGTGGGTCTTCTCCGTCGCGACGAAACCGGAACAGCGACGAATAAAGAGGGAGTCTTTAAATATGTCTCTTAAGATCTTTAGGGTGCGGCTCACACCTGAAGGCGTGATTCCCAGTTCATTGGCAGCCTGATGACTCTGCCCGTGTTCATAGACGGCGATGAACACTTTTAATTGATTGTAATTAAGTTGGTCAATCTTATTCATGGTTGTGAACTGGGTAAATATATTGAGTTATTATCATCTATATATATCTACACACGTTCAGTGTTGAAAGTCACACTTTTAATATGGCCATTATTTAAAGTTTGCATTACTTCTCATGTTTTAATATCTGCATTTTGCAAAATGCGATATTTAAAATTTGCAGGCTTTATATATCTTTCAGGCTAACTGGTACGAACGAACAACTTGTGGGCGGGCTATAGGCTAGGCCTTGCTATCTCTAGGGTGCGCCTAAG contains the following coding sequences:
- a CDS encoding LysR family transcriptional regulator, translating into MNKIDQLNYNQLKVFIAVYEHGQSHQAANELGITPSGVSRTLKILRDIFKDSLFIRRCSGFVATEKTHQLIPMARELVAHYQKLEMQHSVFTPAESGGQYVIHAYDEFIYPVQQVIRNEILTEAPNMKFDVRVLTHDCSSDLANGDVDFVVVYEGFNGKNLNAEMFSATDNLYILARSGHPLLKQELTLDNITQYACLEIDNYDDLSCPLLVNLCREEELCMEVDGYTDSVATAMRLLSESDAITLVCNEFTRQFVDMLPAVQWVKLPEELAKRCRIRRRENREIGNYLLYGNVNQSAAFNWVKSKLICGLESAWRRAAER